In Brassica rapa cultivar Chiifu-401-42 chromosome A06, CAAS_Brap_v3.01, whole genome shotgun sequence, a single window of DNA contains:
- the LOC103873265 gene encoding uncharacterized protein LOC103873265 produces MVSSLLMSFAPATVRVYATTKGTSGGAKEEKNPLDFVLGYLTKQDQFYETDPILKKVEEKGGTRSGTTGGRGTVRGGKSSAPVPVAPKKNDGGFAGLGGFFNKK; encoded by the coding sequence ATGGTTTCTTCGCTTCTAATGTCGTTTGCTCCGGCCACCGTGAGGGTTTACGCCACAACTAAGGGAACTTCAGGCGGCGCCAAGGAGGAGAAGAATCCCCTTGATTTTGTGCTTGGTTATTTGACAAAGCAAGATCAGTTCTACGAGACTGATCCAATTCTCAAGAAGGTGGAGGAGAAAGGCGGCACCAGAAGTGGCACCACCGGAGGCAGAGGAACCGTTCGGGGCGGTAAAAGCTCGGCTCCGGTGCCTGTGGCGCCCAAGAAGAACGATGGTGGATTTGCCGGCTTAGGTGGCTTCTTcaacaaaaagtaa
- the LOC103873262 gene encoding protein DEHYDRATION-INDUCED 19 homolog 5-like, translating into MEVEGEDEFREEYACPFCSDYFDIVSLCCHIDEDHPMDTINGITSWGLRRWSSYFLEDGRILTTRYTVRAFCMRHYEKISCCVIVRGDKAMQLLECGLKVKEYRSNL; encoded by the exons ATGGAGGTAGAGGGAGAAGATGAGTTCAGGGAAGAGTATGCTTGCCCCTTCTGCTCAGACTATTTTGATATCGTCTCTCTCTGCTGCCACATAGACGAAGATCATCCCATGGACACTATCAATGGG ATAACTTCTTGGGGTTTGAGGAGGTGGTCTTCTTATTTCCTGGAAGATGGCCGGATTCTAACAA CGAGGTACACTGTGAGAGCTTTTTGTATGAGACATTACGAAAAGATTTCTTGTTGCGTCATTGTGAGAGGAGACAAGGCAATGCAACTTCTTGAGTGTGGCTTGAAAGTGAAGGAATACAGATCGAATCTGTGA
- the LOC117126045 gene encoding uncharacterized protein LOC117126045, with amino-acid sequence MTGERGPRLSGLPVDAVVRDAWVDNNWWVSSSRSRNPVISFLKNCLPDPRAMVLSEEKDNFLWQIGDRTPVPDFSTALMWTHLYDRLPEVTWHKSIWFKGRIPKHAFLSWLIALNRLSTKDRMSQWGVPVSSTCLLCGSADETRQHLFLECDYSKEVHTFFFSPAHLSPPPLIMDVLGWIKAPTRDSNINLILKLTFQASLYMLWKERNSRMHNQSSRPAASIIQEIQRLLRAKMDILSREQRNLPTTVTFLSTWRRLYISS; translated from the coding sequence ATGACGGGTGAGAGGGGGCCGAGGTTGAGTGGTCTGCCAGTGGACGCGGTGGTAAGAGACGCATGGGTTGATAACAACTGGTGGGTCAGCTCTTCAAGATCAAGGAATCCGGTTATAAGCTTTCTAAAGAATTGTTTACCTGATCCCCGAGCAATGGTGTTGTCTGAGGAGAAGGACAACTTTTTATGGCAAATTGGAGATAGGACTCCTGTTCCAGATTTCTCTACTGCTCTTATGTGGACTCACCTCTATGATCGGCTTCCGGAAGTGACTTGGCACAAGTCTATATGGTTCAAAGGAAGGATACCGAAGCATGCGTTTCTTTCTTGGTTAATAGCTCTAAACAGATTATCGACAAAAGACAGGATGAGCCAATGGGGAGTGCCAGTCTCCTCCACTTGTTTGTTGTGCGGTTCTGCTGATGAAACACGCCAACATCTATTCTTGGAATGCGATTACAGCAAGGAGGTCCATACCTTCTTCTTTTCTCCGGCCCATCTCTCCCCTCCTCCACTGATCATGGATGTTCTAGGCTGGATCAAAGCTCCCACTCGGGATAGTAACATCAACCTGATCCTAAAGCTCACCTTTCAAGCTTCTCTCTATATGCTTTGGAAAGAAAGAAACTCAAGAATGCATAATCAGTCTTCTCGACCGGCAGCTTCTATCATACAAGAGATCCAACGACTGTTACGAGCAAAGATGGACATTCTCTCCAGGGAACAGAGGAATCTGCCTACCACGGTCACTTTTTTATCTACTTGGCGTCGCCTTTATATTAGCTCGTAg
- the LOC103873264 gene encoding uncharacterized protein LOC103873264: protein MDVKVATTTSFHWSGRHAAIPSLSQTLTSSKRRRSRGRGGGSLSSCQTRLKASAFLGTQSGKLHRSKSCELLEFSTKSKLYPLRRVCSASSGFFSDEEFSAKMQELAIQFKIAGEEEDKVVVVGNDRRNHRFGNAKLLLHESVPGLASLEAPWMEMVSHSSIERKANRVDLPLSLRMIKRKLQEEALREARESTYCSIDKAFSSLVFMIEEMHSFALQTREGVVQQVKKDMHASLLWMFQRVFSQTPTLMVYVMILLANFTVHSVASNLAIAESPPGSAGTKEDSVLGQGIREEELSLWNSMVEEADQMQGSPVDRDMRLRLVSPIIARVALDDNANYTRTELFYKIGLAQEPNNPLLLANYAQFLYLVSQDYDRAEKCFKKAIESGEADAEAYSKYAIFQWKVRKDLWAAEENFLEAISADPTNSFYAASYANFLWQTGGEETCFPLESSDSPQEIA, encoded by the exons ATGGATGTAAAAGTAGCGACAACGACGTCTTTTCATTGGTCAGGACGCCATGCGGCGATCCCTTCTCTCTCGCAAACCTTGACCTCTTCAAAACGCCGTCGTTCTCGTGGAAGAGGCGGAGGATCTTTATCATCATGCCAAACGAGATTGAAAGCTTCCGCTTTTCTCGGTACCCAATCTGGGAAACTCCACCGCTCCAAATCTTGTGAGCTTTTGGAATTCTCCACCAAGAGTAAACTTTACCCTCTCCGGAGAGTTTGCAGCGCGAGCTCCGGTTTCTTCTCCGACGAAGAATTCTCGGCGAAGATGCAAGAATTAGCTATTCAATTCAAGATCGCAggcgaagaagaagacaaagtagTAGTAGTAGGTAACGATCGTAGGAACCACAGATTCGGGAATGCGAAGCTACTACTACATGAGTCCGTTCCAGGTTTAGCTTCGCTGGAGGCTCCATGGATGGAGATGGTTAGCCATTCCAGCATTGAGCGGAAAGCAAACCGTGTTGATTTGCCTCTCTCCCTTAGAATGATTAAGAGGAAGCTACAAGAAGAGGCGCTCAGAGAAGCTAGAGAGTCTACTTATTGTTCTATCGACAAAGCCTTCTCTTCTCTGGTCTTCATGATCGAGGAGATGCACAGCTTTGCCTTGCAGACTAGGGAGGGTGTTGTTCAGCAGGTTAAGAAGGATATGCACGCTTCATTGCTGTGGATGTTCCAGCGCGTGTTCTCTCAAACTCCTACTTTGATGGTTTACGTGATGATCCTATTGGCGAACTTCACTGTGCACTCAGTTGCATCGAATCTAGCTATTGCAGAATCACCCCCAGGCTCTGCTGGGACAAAAGAAGACTCAGTTTTAGGACAAGGGATAAGAGAAGAGGAGCTGAGTCTGTGGAATTCGATGGTGGAAGAAGCTGATCAAATGCAAGGTTCCCCTGTGGATCGTGACATGAGGCTGAGACTTGTTTCACCCATCATTGCAAGGGTTGCTTTGGACGATAATGCCAATTACACTAGAACGGAGCTTTTCTATAAGATAGGTTTGGCTCAAGAACCCAACAACCCTTTGCTCTTAGCCAACTACGCTCAGTTCCTTTACCTTGTCTCTCAAGACTACGACAG AGCGGAGAAGTGTTTCAAGAAAGCCATTGAGTCAGGAGAAGCAGACGCGGAAGCGTACAGCAAATACGCCATCTTCCAGTGGAAAGTTAGGAAGGATCTATGGGCGGCTGAGGAGAACTTTCTAGAAGCTATATCTGCAGACCCTACTAACTCCTTCTACGCAGCCAGCTACGCTAACTTCCTCTGGCAAACCGGTGGTGAAGAAACATGTTTCCCGTTAGAATCTTCTGATTCTCCTCAGGAAATCGCTTGA
- the LOC103873370 gene encoding LOW QUALITY PROTEIN: probable LRR receptor-like serine/threonine-protein kinase At3g47570 (The sequence of the model RefSeq protein was modified relative to this genomic sequence to represent the inferred CDS: inserted 11 bases in 6 codons; deleted 1 base in 1 codon; substituted 1 base at 1 genomic stop codon) — protein MHLPCMGLILFQVLALHTLVFYCQASSFTDQTDKQALLEFQSNLSPNSRVSLASWNKSFDLCNWTGVTCARKHKRVTTLNLSGMKLSGVISHSIGNLSFLTTLSLAHNSFHGSIPPEVGKLFRLQHLNLSNNLGGGIPLGLSNCSALLTXGKLPASFGNLTSLERLDLAYNRMEGEIPKSMSTLTRIKFLRLAQNKFSGVFPPAIYNLSSLLFLSIPTNSFSGQLRPDVDLLXPNIQVLFLGGNAFKGQIPSSLANITSXLHNLEILGLSYNSLGSYSSRDLDFLGSLNNCTQLQYLGVGYNRLGGKMPHAISNLSNQLTYLFLGGNFIFGSIPHDIGNLESLQTFKVEQSLLTGELPTSLGXCRLGRLQLQSNMMSGEIPSSLGNLSMIAELYLYNNSFKGTIPXLLDYNMLHGSIPQELMEARSLVALNVSYNNLTGDLPSEVGKLENLIQLYVSHNQLSGHIPQTLGSCLSLEEISLNRNLFEGSIINIRGLRDLKFLDLSNNNLSGSIPGYLVNLSVNSLEGPVPSEGAFRKFSQVSIFGNINLCGGIPELQLRPCSVEGEIKRVKSSVKKKKLVIGIGAGVAMFVLSVIGIISLCWLKKRNRNDRVSNMFSSTTVPVHERVSYEELHNASGGFSLGNTIGSGNFGVVYKALLGAEDRAVAIKVLNLSKPGAAKSFSAECEALKGVRHRNLVKLLTACSSVDYKGKEFRALVYXPDGSLDMWLYREGTSDTTSRPLTLRERFNVAIDVASALEYLHVNCHDPIAHCDLKPSNVLLDDDLTAHVSDFGLARLLLKFDQESFLNQLSSAGVRGTIGYAAPEYRMGGQPSIHGDVYSFGILLLEMFTGKRPTNELFEGSFTLYSYTKSALPESVVNIXILQRGLRVGFPVAECLTMVLELGLRCCEELPRNRLAISKIVKELFIIRERFFKTRITARR, from the exons ATGCATCTTCCTTGTATGGGCCTTATACTGTTTCAAGTACTTGCTCTACATACTCTTGTGTTCTACTGTCAGGCATCCAGTTTCACTGATCAGACAGACAAACAAGCGCTGCTCGAGTTTCAGTCTAACCTATCACCAAACAGCCGAGTTTCCTTAGCTTCATGGAATAAATCTTTTGATCTCTGCAACTGGACTGGAGTTACCTGTGCCCGGAAACACAAGAGAGTCACTACTTTAAACCTCAGCGGGATGAAACTAAGCGGTGTTATCTCGCACTCTATCGGTAACCTCTCTTTCCTCACAACTCTTAGTCTCGCACACAACTCTTTCCACGGTAGCATCCCTCCTGAGGTGGGGAAGCTGTTCAGGCTTCAACACTTGAACCTGAGCAACAATCTCGGAGGTGGGATTCCACTCGGCTTATCCAACTGTTCTGCACTTTTGAC AGGGAAGTTGCCTGCCTCTTTCGGGAACCTAACATCACTAGAGAGGCTTGATCTCGCGTATAACCGTATGGAAGGAGAGATCCCTAAGAGTATGTCCACACTCACGAGGATTAAGTTTCTCCGACTAGCGCAAAACAAGTTTTCAGGAGTCTTTCCTCCTGCTATTTACAAC CTCTCCTCACTTCTGTTTCTATCCATCCCAACAAACTCCTTCTCCGGTCAGCTTAGGCCTGACGTTGACTTGC TTCCAAACATTCAAGTGCTGTTCTTGGGAGGAAACGCTTTCAAAGGGCAGATTCCATCTTCGCTAGCCAATATTACATCTTGATTACATAATCTAGAAATACTCGGGCTTAGTTACAACTCCTTGGGAAGTTACTCCTCCAGAGATCTTGATTTTCTTGGCAGTTTGAATAACTGCACTCAACTACAGTATCTTGGTGTTGGGTACAACAGACTTGGGGGGAAGATGCCTCATGCTATATCCAATCTCTCCAACCAGTTAACATATCTATTCCTTGGAGGAAACTTCATCTTTGGGAGCATTCCTCATGACATCGGAAACCTTGAAAGCCTCCAAACATTCAAGGTTGAGCAGAGCCTCTTGACAGGTGAACTTCCCACCTCCCTTGG ATGCAGATTAGGAAGGCTCCAGTTACAGTCCAATATGATGTCAGGAGAGATACCATCTTCCTTGGGGAACCTCAGTATGATAGCTGAGCTCTATTTGTATAACAATAGTTTCAAAGGAACCATCCC TCTACTTGATTACAACATGCTGCATGGCTCCATACCTCAAGAACTCATGGAAGCTCGGTCTCTGGTTGCTTTAAATGTTTCGTATAATAATCTGACTGGAGATTTACCAAGCGAGGTGGGAAAGCTGGAGAATCTTATTCAGCTATACGTTTCACACAACCAGTTATCAGGACATATACCGCAAACCCTGGGGAGCTGTCTCTCCTTGGAAGAGATTAGTTTAAATAGAAACTTATTTGAAGGAAGCATCATTAATATCAGAGGGCTGAGGGACCTTAAATTCTTGGATCTATCCAACAACAATCTCTCTGGCTCTATACCTGGTTATCTAGTAAACCTCTCTGTGAATAGTCTTGAAGGGCCAGTACCAAGTGAAGGAGCATTTCGAAAATTCAGCCAAGTTTCTATATTTGGAAACATAAATCTTTGTGGGGGCATCCCTGAACTACAGTTAAGGCCATGCTCCGTGGAAGGAGAGATTAAAAGAGTGAAGTCTTcagtgaaaaagaaaaaattagtcATTGGCATTGGTGCAGGTGTTGCTATGTTTGTACTTTCGGTAATCGGTATCATCTCTCTGTGTTGGCTCAAGAAACGTAACAGAAACGACAGGGTTAGCAATATGTTTAGCTCCACAACTGTTCCTGTACATGAAAGGGTAAGTTACGAGGAGCTTCATAATGCGAGCGGTGGGTTTTCTTTGGGAAACACCATTGGGTCAGGGAACTTTGGTGTTGTGTACAAAGCATTGCTCGGTGCTGAGGACAGAGCTGTTGCCATCAAAGTGTTGAATCTCAGTAAGCCTGGAGCTGCCAAGAGCTTTAGCGCAGAGTGTGAAGCCTTGAAGGGTGTAAGGCATCGCAACCTTGTGAAGCTCCTAACAGCTTGCTCCAGCGTCGATTACAAAGGTAAGGAATTTAGAGCCTTGGTGTA GCCGGATGGAAGCTTGGATATGTGGCTGTACCGAGAAGGGACCAGCGATACAACCTCAAGGCCCTTGACCCTTCGTGAAAGGTTTAACGTAGCTATAGACGTGGCATCTGCGTTAGAGTATCTTCACGTTAATTGTCATGATCCCATAGCTCATTGTGATCTTAAGCCAAGCAATGTACTTCTGGATGATGATCTAACAGCACATGTTAGTGACTTTGGTCTAGCTCGACTGCTTCTCAAATTCGACCAAGAGTCCTTCCTTAATCAACTCAGCTCGGCCGGCGTTAGAGGAACCATCGGCTATGCCGCACCAG AGTATAGAATGGGAGGACAACCATCAATACATGGTGATGTGTATAGCTTTGGGATTCTCCTTTTGGAAATGTTCACAGGGAAACGACCAACCAATGAACTATTTGAAGGAAGTTTTACACTATACAGCTATACCAAGTCAGCATTGCCTGAGAGTGTAGTGAACAT GATTCTTCAGAGAGGTCTACGAGTTGGTTTCCCTGTTGCTGAGTGCTTGACAATGGTCTTGGAGTTGGGACTTAGGTGTTGTGAGGAACTTCCAAGGAACCGGTTGGCCATAAGTAAAATTGTAAAGGAGTTATTCATAATCAGAGAGAGGTTCTTTAAAACCAGAATAACCGCCAGACGTTGA
- the LOC117126075 gene encoding vacuolar protein sorting-associated protein 2 homolog 3-like: protein MAAMSKNMDLAKQAKVMREFQKQSAQMDMTVSCEQQVWYLHYKTNTSSVILSASKSNHLRSSEMDDLEKRLAALR from the exons ATGGCAGCTATGAGCAAG AATATGGATCTGGCAAAACAGGCTAAGGTTATGAGAGAGTTCCAAAAGCAGTCTGCGCAAATGGACATGACTGTAAGTTGTGAGCAGCAGGTATGGTATCTACACTATAAAACAAACACATCATCTGTGATTCTATCAGCATCCAAGTCAAACCATCTGCGCAGTTCTGAAATGGATGATCTGGAGAAGCGGTTGGCGGCGCTTAgatag